A section of the Amblyomma americanum isolate KBUSLIRL-KWMA chromosome 2, ASM5285725v1, whole genome shotgun sequence genome encodes:
- the LOC144118910 gene encoding uncharacterized protein LOC144118910 has protein sequence MEDGFDILDIGVCGISDGAGADWTVSGNIRVKEIRFKVDTGSQANIVPVTLYRRLKNTASLQKSTAVLKAYNGSAIKHVGVDREILVLNGVAHVVTFFVVKKGRQAILGLQTCQQFGLVPKAVDSVEWNETAPEKAFPDLFQGTGCVGRQYRMVLRADAVPVVHPARRVPLALRDPLRQELERMEKAAIIKKVDEPTEWFVPGKDLLLADMLSRAPAPTQASSASSEADCDIHAVQVVSSIVSTPMKERLEKEIRDDPYLSECH, from the exons ATGGAGGACGGGTTCGATATTTTAGATATCGGAGTGTGCGGAATCAGCGACGGGGCCGGTGCAGACTGGACGGTCAGCGGAAACATACGCGTCAAAGAAATTAGATTCAAAGTTGACACAGGCTCACAAGCAAACATAGTTCCTGTAACTCTTTACCGTCGTTTGAAAAACACCGCGAGCCTCcagaaaagcactgcagtgctgaaggcgtacaacggcagtgctatcaagcatgtcggagtggatagagagatccttgttctcaacggtgtggcacacgttgtgaccttcttcgtggtcaagaagggtcggcaggccatactagggctgcagacatgtcagcagtttgggctagtgccgaaagctgtggattcggtggaatggaatgagacagcaccggagaaagcctttccagacttgttccagggtacggggtgtgttggacggcagtaccggatggtcctgcgggcggatgctgtcccagtagtgcatccagcacgaagagtacctttggccctccgggaccctcttcgacaagaactggagcgcatggaaaaggctGCCATTATCAAAAAGGTGGATGAGCCCACAGAATGG TTCGTTCCTGGCAAAGACTTGCTGCTGGCGGACATGTTGTCACGTGCACCAGCGCCAACGCAGGCGTCGAGTGCCTCATCGGAAGCAGACTGCGACATCCATGCCGTACAGGTCGTCTCCAGCATCGTAAGCACGCCAATGAAAGAGCGTCTGGAAAAGGAAATCAGGGATGACCCGTACTTAAGCGAG TGCCATTGA